The Passer domesticus isolate bPasDom1 chromosome 34, bPasDom1.hap1, whole genome shotgun sequence genome window below encodes:
- the AP1M2 gene encoding AP-1 complex subunit mu-2 isoform X1 encodes MAASALFILDLKGKPLISRQYKGDVGLGEIENFMGVLLQREEEGTLTPVLTHGHVHFLWIKHANLYLVATTKKNGNASLVFSFLYKVVEVFCEYFKELEEESIRDNFVIVYELLDELMDFGFPQTTDSKILQEYITQEGNKLETGKSRVPTTVTNAVSWRSEGIKYKKNEVFIDVIEAVNLLVSANGSVVLSEVVGTIKLKVFLSGMPELRLGLNDRVLFELTGRGRNKSVELEDVKFHQCVRLSRFDNDRTISFIPPDGDFELMSYRLHTQVKPLIWIESIIEKFSHSRVEIMVKAKGQFKKQSVASGVEISVPVPSDADSPKFKTTAGSARYLPERNVVVWSIKSFPGGREHLLRAHFGLPSVEREEEEGRPPIAVRFEIPYFTVSGIQVRYMKIIEKSGYQALPWVRYIARSGDYQIRTS; translated from the exons ATGGCCGCCTCCGCCCTCTTCATCCTGGACCTCAAGGGCAAG CCGCTGATCAGCCGCCAGTACAAAGGGGacgtggggctgggggagatCGAGAACTTCATGGGGGTCCTGCTGCAGCGCGAGGAGGAGGGCACGCTCACGCCCGTGCTGACCCACGGCCACGTGCACTTCCTGTGGATCAAACACGCCAACCTGTACC TGGTGGCCACCACCAAGAAGAACGGGAACGCCTCCTTGGTGTTCTCCTTCCTCTACAAGGTGGTGGAG GTGTTCTGTGAGTACTtcaaggagctggaggaggagagcaTCCGCGACAACTTCGTCATCGTCTACGAGCTGCTGGACGAGCTGATGGACTTCGGCTTCCCGCAGACCACCGACAGCAAGATCCTGCAGGA GTACATCACGCAGGAGGGGAACAAGCTGGAGACGGGGAAGTCGCGCGTGCCCACCACGGTGACCAACGCGGTGTCCTGGCGCTCCGAGGGGATCAAGTACAAGAAGAACGAGGTGTTCATCGATGTCATCGAGGCTGTGAACctgctg GTGAGCGCCAACGGCAGCGTGGTGCTCAGCGAGGTGGTGGGCACCATCAAGCTGAAGGTTTTCCTCTCGGGGATGCCGGAGCTGCGCCTGGGCCTCAACGACCGCGTCCTCTTCGAGCTGACGGGCC GGGGCAGGAACAAGTCGGTGGAGCTGGAGGACGTCAAGTTCCACCAGTGCGTCCGTCTGTCCCGCTTCGACAACGACCGCACCATCTCCTTCATCCCCCCCGACGGCGACTTCGAGCTCATGTCCTACCGCCTGCACACCCAG GTGAAGCCCCTCATCTGGATCGAGTCCATCATCGAGAAGTTCTCCCACAGCCGGGTGGAGATCATGGTCAAG GCCAAGGGCCAGTTCAAGAAGCAGTCGGTGGCCAGCGGCGTGGAGATCTCGGTGCCGGTGCCCAGCGACGCCGACTCGCCCAAGTTCAAAACCACGGCGGGCTCGGCTCGGTACCTGCCCGAGAGGAACGTGGTGGTCTGGAGCATCAAGTCCTTCCCG GGGGGCAGGGAGCACCTGCTGCGCGCCCACTTCGGGCTGCCCAGcgtggagagggaggaggaggaggggcgGCCGCCCATCGCCGTGCGCTTCGAGATCCCCTACTTCACCGTGTCGGGCATCCAG GTGCGCTACATGAAGATCATCGAGAAGAGCGGGTACCAGGCGCTGCCCTGGGTGCGCTACATCGCCCGCAGCGGGG
- the AP1M2 gene encoding AP-1 complex subunit mu-2 isoform X2 — translation MGVLLQREEEGTLTPVLTHGHVHFLWIKHANLYLVATTKKNGNASLVFSFLYKVVEVFCEYFKELEEESIRDNFVIVYELLDELMDFGFPQTTDSKILQEYITQEGNKLETGKSRVPTTVTNAVSWRSEGIKYKKNEVFIDVIEAVNLLVSANGSVVLSEVVGTIKLKVFLSGMPELRLGLNDRVLFELTGRGRNKSVELEDVKFHQCVRLSRFDNDRTISFIPPDGDFELMSYRLHTQVKPLIWIESIIEKFSHSRVEIMVKAKGQFKKQSVASGVEISVPVPSDADSPKFKTTAGSARYLPERNVVVWSIKSFPGGREHLLRAHFGLPSVEREEEEGRPPIAVRFEIPYFTVSGIQVRYMKIIEKSGYQALPWVRYIARSGDYQIRTS, via the exons ATGGGGGTCCTGCTGCAGCGCGAGGAGGAGGGCACGCTCACGCCCGTGCTGACCCACGGCCACGTGCACTTCCTGTGGATCAAACACGCCAACCTGTACC TGGTGGCCACCACCAAGAAGAACGGGAACGCCTCCTTGGTGTTCTCCTTCCTCTACAAGGTGGTGGAG GTGTTCTGTGAGTACTtcaaggagctggaggaggagagcaTCCGCGACAACTTCGTCATCGTCTACGAGCTGCTGGACGAGCTGATGGACTTCGGCTTCCCGCAGACCACCGACAGCAAGATCCTGCAGGA GTACATCACGCAGGAGGGGAACAAGCTGGAGACGGGGAAGTCGCGCGTGCCCACCACGGTGACCAACGCGGTGTCCTGGCGCTCCGAGGGGATCAAGTACAAGAAGAACGAGGTGTTCATCGATGTCATCGAGGCTGTGAACctgctg GTGAGCGCCAACGGCAGCGTGGTGCTCAGCGAGGTGGTGGGCACCATCAAGCTGAAGGTTTTCCTCTCGGGGATGCCGGAGCTGCGCCTGGGCCTCAACGACCGCGTCCTCTTCGAGCTGACGGGCC GGGGCAGGAACAAGTCGGTGGAGCTGGAGGACGTCAAGTTCCACCAGTGCGTCCGTCTGTCCCGCTTCGACAACGACCGCACCATCTCCTTCATCCCCCCCGACGGCGACTTCGAGCTCATGTCCTACCGCCTGCACACCCAG GTGAAGCCCCTCATCTGGATCGAGTCCATCATCGAGAAGTTCTCCCACAGCCGGGTGGAGATCATGGTCAAG GCCAAGGGCCAGTTCAAGAAGCAGTCGGTGGCCAGCGGCGTGGAGATCTCGGTGCCGGTGCCCAGCGACGCCGACTCGCCCAAGTTCAAAACCACGGCGGGCTCGGCTCGGTACCTGCCCGAGAGGAACGTGGTGGTCTGGAGCATCAAGTCCTTCCCG GGGGGCAGGGAGCACCTGCTGCGCGCCCACTTCGGGCTGCCCAGcgtggagagggaggaggaggaggggcgGCCGCCCATCGCCGTGCGCTTCGAGATCCCCTACTTCACCGTGTCGGGCATCCAG GTGCGCTACATGAAGATCATCGAGAAGAGCGGGTACCAGGCGCTGCCCTGGGTGCGCTACATCGCCCGCAGCGGGG